The DNA sequence caaaagtacagatcgcattcagctctactacatatgtgactcctcgccacaactgagcccggatgtcgccaatcatcatttttgagatattcaaccaaaatattctgcttgaaattagctttaaaatgatgtatatcatgtctatagtacttgacatttaagtagtgaaaatcaataaaacagtcaataaatcctttctttcctattgtttattgttaagttcgatggagcatatctcaatagtggcactggcgacatccgggctcagttgtggcgaggagtcatattatgagatgatctttggaaaaatacaacataatttgtcatgatgcttgcggaatgccatgcagtaagaTACTAAAACGTTAGTTCTTCAAAACAAACCGGGTTCTCTAGCTGAAataataatgtaagatagtaaatgtaaacctgtattttagctggACTATCTCTAATAATATGCATGCTGTACTCATGGAAATGGCGCTTACTATTTGTAGGAACTATTCGATTGGGTGGGGGTATTAATAATAGTCGGACAAAAGAATATTATCACTTTAGAAATAATATATattgtattgatttattaatttataGATTTATTAATTCATTGATTTATCGATTTATTTCGTTTTATTGAATATCACAGCCGTTTGTGGCTACCCTTTACAAAATCGCTTCCTATGGTAATCACACTGAagcctacctacctacctacctacctatccTCTTCGAGCACTGTGGCTCACACTGAAGAACATTCACTTTTCCAATAATATTACTTGTCAAATTCAGGTCCCtcacccccacccaaaaaaaagtgaAATCACATGCTTGGATACCTGAAACTGTCGATAGGGACCCGACTCACGTCAGATTTGACACACTGCAAATATCTGACGGCATCAGATACGAACTGCCGATTCGTTTACGTGTCGCCCCTAACCGATGTAAACcgatttatttattaaatataaTGGAAAAGTGGTCATCATTATTTCGAAAGTTATATCTGAAATTCCTGTTATATATGTTATGTACCCCACCAAGGTTACGTCAGTGTAACCCATACAGAACTCCAGATTATATGTTCAGACGTTTATTTGACTTGATgcatatattttgcaaattttaagtTGCACTTGATTGGAATCAGCTAATTTGGTTACATTTGTAGGTCAACAGGGCAATCTTGTATTAATGTCGACATTGAATCCCCCATAGAACAGCACAGTTTAACAGTAAAGATATAGTAAGTAAGTTTTCTCTAATTTTAGTTCATCATTTCGGCTAAAAATTACTGAGCAAAAAAGCCAAATTTGGCAGAATTTGGTTACTAATATTTcagaatttttggcaaaaaaaatgtgaccctaatcgtatattatggcttaaaGGTGgcacaataaaataaatataaacaattgAAATGAAGAAGCATTATCAGTTGTCTGCCAGTTTCATAATAGAGACGCAGAAAGTGAAATAAAGATAAGAAAAGATAATCAAAGAAAAACAATCGAAAAAACCAAGTAAATTAGAAAAAATAAGGGAAAAAGTAATTGTACAAAGTAAATAACACAAACAAAATTAAGGGGAAACTGGCAATGATTTTGCAATAGTTTTATATAGTAGTGACAAGGCAATGTTATAggaaaaataatgatatttaaaaagaAGGAAAATTTAATGACACATTTAATCAATTCAAGGCTTCAATGTGACGGGAACAGCATCACATCTTTTATGAAATCCTGACTATAAGCCacgaatatcatgaatatagcGAAGGACAAATTAGATGGTTTACATTATTGTTTTCTATTGTCAACCGGATTGTCGCCTAATGTGATAAGAAATTATAGATAACTGTATGAAATAGAAGATGCAGCAGGTTACGTGATAGCTAATGGAAGTGTGAATGCAGGTTTTCTacacaattctagcaatttgacctgcgggtcacgattagagtttgaaataaaaccttcctttttttttagcTTGTATGGATTAAAGTACTATGCACAGAATTAGAAATAGATTTcttttcaaaatcatattttacaTGAATGATTAAAATTCATAATACTAGCTTACTCCTTTACTTACTCATTTTGGATTGCTACTGAGTTTTGCAAGCTTAAAGTATCTACTCAAGGTTTTTCGTTTCTTCCTTTCTATCATCGATTTGGATTAATCTTATCAtatcttttcatcatcatcatcgtcatcatcatcatcatcatcatcatcatcatcatcatcatcatcatcatcatcatcatcatcatcatcgtcatcatcatcatcatcatcatcatcatcatcaccatcatcatcatcatcatcatcatcatcatcatcatcgtcatcatcatcatcatcatcatcatcatcatcatcatcatcatcatcatcatcatcatcatcaccatcatcatcatcatcatcatcatcgtcatcatcatcatcatcatcatcatcatcatcatcatcatcatcatcatcatcatcatcatcatcatcatcatcatcatcatcatcatcatcatcaccaccatcatcatcatcatcaccatcatcatcatcatcatcatcatcatcagcatcattatcatcatcatcatcatcaccatcatcattatcatcatcatcatcaccatcatcattagactaccccgtagtccacttgcccattgtgcatactctggatattgtatttaagcttaaaactctgatttaattaatgtgtgtacaattgatagattttcacatctgatcagtcaccctactccctctgtttgttagcttcccaagtggactactgacattgccttgcggctaagatttttaacacgggactctatggagagttaggccaatttctggccatgatgtaatgcatctttaaatggatctgccttgtgattggtcgcccatacctcgctatggtttaaatcgtctgggcccgcgccattaccattaactacaccgtaaacaactgtttgtggtatttgcggcgcttttgtgttgacgcgaaagttaatctctcatcaaacatgtagcgcgtacttgtggttaatggactgataaacaagtatgctagacagtgtgttttagagagcaaaatCCAGgaggtaaagttctgcttacaattcaaagttcatagtcgaaatttcggggttcgctatcaataaactgtagattccaaaatcaaaattgttcagtattaaagtgagccgttataattatgcaagatgatgttgcattcaattacttttattgtcactaatcgtctgatatttttaactctttatgaccattttactattgaatactttaattttaataaacatcagtataattttgagttcaacgaaatgggttcatcatgactaataataaaatatttttaataaaattcgactatggcatagtctaccatcatcatcagcatcatcatcatcgtcaacatcatcatcatcatcgtcatcatcatcatcatcatcatcatcatcattaatcaCTTGTATTAACATACTCAAGCCAATATATTTGGCTTATTTCATTTCTATCGGTTCTGTTTGTTTGTTCAAAGGGTTACTCAAAATACAAAATAGCTACTTTTATACACCTTTTGAGAACGATTTAAAAATTACAACGCATAATGGTTTGGCAAAATCTTCACAGCATCCGCAAGCCATTATTATTAAAATCCTTTGATGATTTTTAGACCGATGTTATTTAAGATGCCAACTATTGTTTAAAACGGAAATCCAGGCATTATAAGGCAAGACCTTTAATTATTGGTTAAATGACCATTCAAAAAAGCGTGCGGATGCATGCCTTTTAGAATAGTTATCTTAAAAAACTAATAAAATTTTTAATGGAACTGGATAAAAAGGTGTGTTATACACGCATGGCGCATTGCAAATTCCCGCGATTGTCTCAGTTTGCAAAGCCATAAAATAATTGAGAAATATAGTTCCAACAAAGGCCAGCAGAATTTTTATTAATACTTTTTCTAACGTAATCATAGATGGTCCACTCATATTATGAGAGTGTCCATAGCAACAAAGAAAGTgttgatttgtaaaaaaaaaaaattccagtaaAACCATGAATATACATCTGCCTTGCAGACGATAATCCAATACCGTATAATTATGACCCAACGCGATTGAATGGGGGCAATTATCAAGTAGGACGAAAATTGATGTCTCAGAATTTCACCAACAAAATTGTCCATATAAAGTCATGGAACATTTAGAAAGTAAATATGTGTAATAATACAATAGGTTAATTGTTTTACACTCAATAATCAAAACGTCAGTTTCtgaatattgcatttaagcttaaaactccgatttaataaatgtgtgcacaattgatagattttcacaactgatcatcttttcagtcaccgtactccctctgtatgttagcttcccaagtggactactgactttggattgcggttatcatttttaacatgggactctatggagagttaggccaatttccggcctaactaaaattggtcatgatgtaatgcatcttcaaatgaatctggcttgtgattggtcgcccagatctcgttattgtttaaatcttcccgacacgtaccattaccattaactatacatggtacacatctatctttagaatgcggcgcttttgtgctggcgcgaaagttggtggatgaacgtacgcatctagcgcgtattgtaccaccatgcttagtcttgtggttagatttgattcataaacaagtatgattgacagtgtgttttagagaacgaagtccctgggtaaagttctgcttaaaagtggaagtccatagtcgatttttaactcgtaataaactggcatattctaaaattagaattgttcagtattgaagtgccattatagttatgccattatgatatgttgcattcaataatataagcctacgtatactttacttttactgtcacagatataattatataaactttttcataaccattttatactagtattttgatgtaataaatatcagtataatttcatgatcaataacgtatttttatttatcaaaaatcgactatggcatagtctactatgACTggcgagtatttttttttttaattttagctcGGTCTTTTATGACAGTAGCCTACACTGTATTTTACGCGTCAGCAACTTGTCACTAGGGGTAAAGGGATAAGGTGCAGAAGAGATAATGACGTATCAATCGAAAACCTCATCACCCATAAAAACGATGAGGGTATACATTTAAAAGGACTACTCATTTACTATAGagtcaaatacatgtagcaagaGTACACATGAATCAAAGccggcttaaagccatattataacatttgctgtggagaacgccctcaaaaaaatttaattctggtttttacacgattgtaatgtactttagtcaataaagataaaCTGCAAAAaccaagactttaggtgctgtagttttgtcaaaatccgagattttgaataaaacgatggaaactgcgtttattattacgatggaaatgttagtcgaacacgtatgcacagtacgtacacggcgtgcgggatgcacatacacacaccccgaggatcgcaccgtattacaaccgcgggagtaacatgcatggacgctagtagtaaattccaattttctatgctttacctcacttgttctgctcaaaattaaaggggacatatctgacagtaaaagctaacattttatggaaaataaatactaatctatttttgcagaaatgttataatatggttttaagTCAGAGTTTGTCCCACAAAATAACTAGCAGATAGATGTACTCAAAACTGACTTCTGGATCTGGATGTTATCAGAGATCATCTTAAAGGCTTATTACTAAATTTACTAATTTAAACTTGAGACATACTCATCAGAGCTATCGACAGCCTCTCATCTAATTTAAAACCATAGCGTTGGGCCATTACGATCATGCATTAATaaaagaatttttattttttgaaagttttGTGCATCTAGCATATACAAAAAGTGAAAAGTATGAATTATATCCTAATAAATATGTGAAAGATTCTCGCAAACGTGTTGTGACTGTACACATAGTACATAGCAATGCCTTTGAATCACGGGAGGCATGTGCTTAAACAGTTGAAATGGAACATAGATTACGTCTAATAAGAATATGTTTTTGTAATTATAATGTTCAAGTCGGATTTCAAGAATCACAAAACCACTGACTGAGGTGCCTCTTTCCTGAAAATGGTCCCAGGACCTTGGCCAGGCCTTTGAGATGAAACACTCGATTCCACTGATGTTGACCCACGGGTGCTTTGAACATCTTCACGTTGATAATGAATCGCATATATTTTGGGCAGGTACAGGCAAAACAAGGAGAGGTATGTATTCACTAGCAGAGGTACACTCAAAGCGCCAATCTTCTGTGCAACATCAATGGCTGTGGTATACACTGGTATGGCAGTGAGACAAACTATCAATGTAGAATAAACGCTAACAGCGATGAACTTGGATTCGTTGAAATTATCTGGAACTCTACGGGCTTTGAAGGCGTAGTAACAGCATGCAATGATTACAAATGCATTGTAAGCACACGATGCGTAAAACCCATAACCAAATCGGCAGAAGATTTCCAGATATGGCTTCCGTCGAGGAGGAATTAAAAGATCTGGTGTTGATGGACCGAAGAATATCGACGAGATTGCCACAAGCACCTGAGGAAGAAAATGTAACAGTATGATAAATGAAAACAGTTCTTGTATCTCAATTCAATGCTGAAGCATCTTAAATAGTTACATGATTACATTTATGATTCGTAAAAATTCTTCATAGACTTGGACAGGCTCTCATGCTCAACCATTTGATCAACATGCATGCCCGTTAATCAAGATGGTTCAGTTTGCTTCAACTTGTCCTGATGTTATCTAAAATGTTTtgctctttgttttatttttattttttgacgagttgtcaggcataagcctttattatacatattacgaaaactacatattatacatatttaaattattaaatcacACATTTTCAGAACACAAAGATTATTGCATTAcactatataaaatatacaagtatAAGAAATTAAGTTGAACAATTAGATATATGTTTTGCTCTTTGTGCTATTTTTTTAAGGATTGTAAGTCTTTCGTTGGCAATTTACTAAAGGGTAAAGAGTATGCTCAAAGAGTTGCACAGATCTAGAGCGACGGCACTTTTGGATAAAGGCGTACAAGTCAAAGAAGTGGCCATCAGAGATTGGTTGAATTTAGAGGTTGGATGTCAACTTTTTGCaagattgtaatgcccaatggtgtactaaaataaaaacattaaagattaaagcctgaagtgctttaattaaaaatgtaagtttttatattaaggTAACCATTAttgtaaactgttgcgatttagttTTCGAAGTATATGATATGTAGAATGCATTATTGCAAGACTAGACATCaacgtgttatttttcaataatatattgattaagataatgaaaatcgattttttttttgactGCTTCAATCAAAAATACACCGTGTACCCTTAAATATGGAGATCTCCACCAATACTCATGATACTAATATAATCCCAGATATATGTAACAGTAAGACAATTATTCAGTGCACGAATATCTGAATATAAAGCATTTAtatattgtttttgtcaaaatgataataaaaatgcgATTACAAAGACTGGCtaaaatgttatgttttctataagCAAAACATTAATATGTATAGCTTGCCTCTATAAGGATGATGCAGGATGCCATGATAACTTGACTTTTAGGACTTTTCAAACGAACTTTTTTGCTAGGTTTTATGCTGAATATCCTCCAGATGCGATTGACCTTGAGGAGTACCGGTGCAAAGGAAATGCAAAACGATGTTGATATGCAGACATCAATGACTACGCAGGTAACGTTTGTTGGTCTGAGAAGATTCAAGGCGACGACAATGCAGAAAAATCCTAAACCGAATAAGTTAATGGAACAAAGCTCTCTACCGCTTGCTTTAATGAGAGAGTGTTCAGAATAGTAACAAAGGCCGATACCTGCTGAGGCAGTAAGAATTAGACCTAAAACAGCACCAGCTATTGAAAGTATAAACACTGGATTGCGATAACCAAGATAAGATGGGTGTATGGGTACACATGTTTTGAAATCATCATTTGGCCACTCTGTTACGGAACAGTCTTGGCATACTGAAGCATTGTTCTCATTCGCAACAATAGCATAGTCATTACATTTCTGACAACCCCAACAACACTTCTTCTCCAGTGGTACCTCGATGTAGCCAGCCTGACAGATTTCAATACAAAGAGATATCGGCACTTTTCTATCCCTTGTTTGCCACTGAAATTCATTCTCTTCCAGGTGAAGAAGAGTTTCTTGGTGTGAGTCCCATTTGCCAACGTTTACCAAACCGTAAACACCGTTTGTAATTTGCCAGTTGTTGATTTGATATGTTCCAGGGACCTCCCCGTTTTCATCAAATCGAAAATAATTGTTACCTGTAGATGGGATGGAGACTTCAAGAAGCTTCTTTTTCAAAAGCCATCCATCAATGGTTCGGTCACTGGGTCCATTTTGCCAGGAATTTTCTTCCAAACTAGCGTTTAATGCATAGGCTAATGCGTAGACTGCACTTATCACTTGTTGTGTGTTCCAATGAACCTTTGGAAGGGGACAAGAAGCCCAATCGGTACAATTTTCTGCGACTTGTATTTGATTAAGGACATTTTGATACCACTGACTTGTTTGCTGATGATTGTTTGGTAGTTTACTGTAATAATCCGGGAAAGTATCGGGCAATTCACTGCGAAACTGAACGAAGATTCCACCAATCAAAACGTCAGCAAACTCTTGTAAGACCCTAAACCTTGGACTCCAGCCATCGCTTCCAATGAATGTAAATTGCCTGGATGTGTTTAACATTCTGACAGCTTCAAGAACAGCTAAT is a window from the Amphiura filiformis chromosome 12, Afil_fr2py, whole genome shotgun sequence genome containing:
- the LOC140166795 gene encoding metabotropic glutamate receptor-like, coding for MTYTIEYINNQSDLLSGVDLGYEIRNACEDEDITLWTMMTMTTSVGRYEYTETCPDQNRTNSGKVIGIVGTGRSASSIIAAKAGRVVTVPIVSYFATSDELSDSERFPFFFRTVPPDKFQVKVIVDILQHFNWKYIALFYSLDSYGIHGARQIVRLAEMYDICIAINMPVALPASEREITEIAQRLSEHDKVTVIVSFAVSRGALAVLEAVRMLNTSRQFTFIGSDGWSPRFRVLQEFADVLIGGIFVQFRSELPDTFPDYYSKLPNNHQQTSQWYQNVLNQIQVAENCTDWASCPLPKVHWNTQQVISAVYALAYALNASLEENSWQNGPSDRTIDGWLLKKKLLEVSIPSTGNNYFRFDENGEVPGTYQINNWQITNGVYGLVNVGKWDSHQETLLHLEENEFQWQTRDRKVPISLCIEICQAGYIEVPLEKKCCWGCQKCNDYAIVANENNASVCQDCSVTEWPNDDFKTCVPIHPSYLGYRNPVFILSIAGAVLGLILTASAGIGLCYYSEHSLIKASGRELCSINLFGLGFFCIVVALNLLRPTNVTCVVIDVCISTSFCISFAPVLLKVNRIWRIFSIKPSKKVRLKSPKSQVIMASCIILIEVLVAISSIFFGPSTPDLLIPPRRKPYLEIFCRFGYGFYASCAYNAFVIIACCYYAFKARRVPDNFNESKFIAVSVYSTLIVCLTAIPVYTTAIDVAQKIGALSVPLLVNTYLSLFCLYLPKIYAIHYQREDVQSTRGSTSVESSVSSQRPGQGPGTIFRKEAPQSVVL